One Plasmodium vivax chromosome 13, whole genome shotgun sequence genomic region harbors:
- a CDS encoding hypothetical protein, conserved (encoded by transcript PVX_086170A) produces MAIDAETFYGKRKSEKPIFEGNIEKYGILKRLKRFDQSVSQGIRKRWFYKQHEALSHYAQIVEIDSHAKADTDVEAEGGAPPSRAAYPRNGQGIIIYTEEMENAKRCFILDSLYRFLKFYCFYAVSLEDIYFDEGKVQKLSSCGSPPCKSPPNEGRPGDPPPNDQPMHLYELILANEKRWLFFDLECDVLSERQEKDCVLLIFLIELCLFVYANFDVKICLNDAIILDSSTSEKISFHVIVKNIHSLHDDDDYYEYLKDYCHFFQNRLNKSDDFFYDKYKKRQTKLTAQKNQKKLLLFDNENCIKYFVDLFINHIVRAIQESENACVINLSTVYIEREKGVSLPCEDNANECSLGSTKVGDRTSDTHEGSITSGSDTTSCNFKGRSPNLSAPEGDHHRDAFSNPNSHNWQSEPPVEEKTPLDLINDFSEIHDLVMAISRGEIPSEQRSPLCGGAPNGGGNQPRDAKERKKKGSYFSLYNKSLNDVVKSYVAKLEKAKGNNYFDRADDNFLILLFAMKREESADKSAEENASHVDNKNGEPTLQKDIPPVEDTEGTSAGEEANTQGDLQNEEELFQMHRKKNGDHEMVLLKCIVDNSVYSRNRNFRMIFSSKKKKKNNSKLMLSRYNVKRYSKANVDSLILKSLVTFYQDEDASCQIGEDVIFKRDQGERFGQPHRQLGEQLGEQRDGQSYAQLLRPMRAPPPISFSRLSTGNAKRSRNGATPGTTELYVHRSIQLDDINHAHVHTILKIIFFWNFELYKNFKNNKIYVNKFQGEISKEYFYRIVSIHNKLQYDLYMHGASEGEVAASEECPALEKACTQGIDKKNITSKGMQREGHVGPPRKGIITPQFCKNLDTYDDLFLKNAEFYAYVLDEYTKCTQMKNEKNSSLLLLIKYFIYSITCNAEEYILHFRENKFCKNKNRAHKSNHIYVVFNHLKNLFVQKCHDSECSHFVSEIYYL; encoded by the coding sequence ATGGCGATAGACGCGGAGACATTTTacgggaagaggaaaagcgAGAAACCCATCTTCGAAGGAAACATAGAAAAATACGGCATCTTGAAAAGGCTAAAACGGTTCGACCAGTCTGTTTCGCAGGGTATAAGAAAAAGGTGGTTCTACAAACAGCACGAGGCCCTTTCGCATTACGCCCAGATAGTGGAAATAGATTCACACGCGAAGGCAGACACTGATGTGGaggcggaggggggggcacccccaAGTCGGGCCGCTTACCCCCGCAACGGACAGGGAATAATCATATACACGGAAGAGATGGAAAACGCCAAGAGGTGCTTCATACTGGACAGCCTCTACCGCTTCCTGAAGTTCTACTGCTTCTACGCCGTGTCGTTGGAAGATATATACTTCGATGAGGGGAAAGTACAAAAATTGTCCTCATGCGGATCGCCACCATGCAAATCACCGCCAAACGAAGGGCGCCCAGGGGACCCGCCGCCAAATGACCAACCGATGCACCTCTACGAACTCATCCTGGCGAACGAAAAACGGTGGCTCTTCTTCGACCTGGAGTGCGACGTGCTGAGCGAACGCCAAGAGAAGGACTGCGTGCTGCTCATATTCCTCATCGAGCTGTGCCTATTCGTGTACGCCAACTTTGACGTAAAAATTTGCCTAAACGATGCCATAATTTTAGATAGCTCCACCAgcgaaaaaatatctttccatgtgattgtaaaaaatattcattcccttcacgatgatgatgattattatgaatatttaaaagattattgtcacttttttcaaaatcgcctgaacaagtcagatgattttttttacgacAAGTAtaagaaaaggcaaacaaaGTTGACTGCACAAAAGAATCAGAAAaagcttctcctttttgacaacgaaaattgcataaaatattttgttgaCCTGTTTATAAATCACATCGTGCGAGCGATACAGGAAAGTGAAAACGCGTGCGTCATTAATTTGTCTACAGTTTATATAGAGCGTGAAAAGGGGGTTTCTCTTCCCTGTGAAGACAACGCAAATGAGTGTTCCCTTGGTAGTACTAAAGTGGGAGACCGGACAAGCGATACCCACGAGGGAAGCATCACCAGTGGAAGTGACACCACCAGTTGTAACTTCAAGGGGAGGTCTCCAAATTTGTCTGCGCCAGAGGGGGATCACCATAGGGATGCTTTTTCCAACCCTAACTCGCACAATTGGCAGAGTGAACCCCCCGTTGAGGAGAAAACCCCTCTCGACCTGATAAACGACTTTAGCGAGATACACGATTTGGTGATGGCCATCAGTAGGGGGGAGATTCCCAGCGAGCAGAGGAGCCCCCTCTGTGGAGGGGCACCCAACGGGGGAGGAAACCAACCGAGGGAcgcaaaagaaagaaaaaaaaaaggttccTACTTCTCCCTGTACAATAAATCACTAAACGATGTAGTGAAAAGTTACGTTgccaaattggaaaaggcaaaaggaAACAACTATTTCGACAGAGCAGATGATAATTTCCTCATTCTGCTATTTGCAATGAAGAGGGAAGAGAGTGCAGACAAATCGGCCGAAGAGAATGCCTCCCATGTGGACAACAAAAACGGTGAGCCAACTCTCCAGAAGGATATTCCACCCGTAGAGGACACTGAGGGCACTTCcgcaggggaagaagcaaacacTCAGGGCGATctccaaaatgaggaggaactTTTCCAAatgcacagaaaaaaaaatggggaccaCGAAATGGTACTGCTCAAATGTATTGTGGATAACTCTGTGTATAGCAGGAATAGGAACTTCCGCATGATTTTTtcgagcaaaaaaaaaaaaaaaaataacagcaAATTGATGCTCAGCAGGTATAATGTGAAGAGATATAGCAAAGCGAACGTGGACAGTttgatattaaaaagtttggTCACCTTTTACCAGGACGAGGATGCCAGTTGTCAAATAGGGGAGGACGTAATTTTTAAGAGGGACCAGGGGGAGAGGTTTGGGCAGCCGCATAGGCAGCTGGGTGAGCAGCTGGGTGAGCAGCGGGATGGGCAGTCGTATGCACAGCTGCTCAGACCGATgcgcgcccctccccctatCTCTTTTTCCCGCCTCAGCACTGGCAACGCGAAAAGGTCGCGCAATGGAGCAACGCCCGGCACCACAGAGCTGTACGTACACAGAAGCATTCAGCTGGACGACATCAATCATGCCCACGTGCacaccattttaaaaattattttcttctggaattttgaattatataaaaattttaaaaacaataaaatatatgtaaacaaATTTCAAGGAGAAATAagtaaagaatatttttacagaaTTGTTTCCATCCATAATAAGCTCCAGTACGACCTCTACATGCATGGCGCAAGCGAGGGGGAAGTCGCCGCATCGGAGGAGTGTCCTGCCCTGGAAAAGGCATGCACACAGGGGatagacaaaaaaaacatcacaTCAAAGGGGATGCAAAGGGAGGGTCATGTGGGCCCCCCGCGGAAAGGCATAATCACAccacaattttgcaaaaacttAGACACATAtgatgatttatttttaaaaaatgcagaatTTTATGCGTACGTCTTGGATGAATATACAAAATGCACACagatgaaaaatgaaaaaaattcctcccTCCTCTTgctcataaaatattttatatattccatCACATGCAACGCGGAAGAGTACATTCTCCATTTCagggaaaacaaattttgtaaaaataaaaaccgcGCACACAAATCGAATCACATATACGTTGTTTTTAACCACCTCAAAAATTTGTTCGTGCAGAAATGCCACGACAGTGAGTGTTCCCACTTCGTTTCGGAGATTTACTACCTCTAG
- a CDS encoding hypothetical protein, conserved (encoded by transcript PVX_086165A), producing the protein MCLRKRLLFNCLGRGKMVLLVNVKRRSATRVSNCYLNGLVYTREEDIYRINQVGRAAGKPSVGEAASRSVDGSADVATVGSTDVSNEASIISNSLLDSPADERSGAEGGNNCTMPRTQFEPSDYELQMYKNKWNIPIYWVKKLERLKNINAINCVEHLKDDNLLYFDNYKNKGLLKFLNEEKKKHSNCIILVRVGDFYETYGLDCIFLIEFLNIKKMSNKLSCGFIKTSINKALHILTSNNLNICVYEEMNEKSLKMKRRYLSQIVTPEFPIYLNNIQYCQGESNNMVESADKGSNLFFQSYDLEDHFVVKEIVCIYIESKNVFSLCKINLSLKTISIFDHISFDVLNVYLKNTHFLKAYIHQHQNSSFTSKITQLFRVENYYLFSNFPSSLRFHLFVLDKLKRQINVGGLFRLIRNKSVFRVGGVSGSGSAVRGDNGSGSGVRSDSGSTVRGDSNLGDDSYARSDGGPSAADSSARTYYSYCTPLNIFTSYNMGVYKQSHCYENRSSYLFYNIVDVDNRDSNSINISESMEFFKNIFLFYPPFEVTKHIRYINEYIQRNQQNLIIPNVRPFRNSIIVTLLSNLKADHATLRKIYTNVQAVHKCMDRFEYPLLTSIFRVMNHQNSFNLNVVKFYHLLKSIENILAANLEFHPSTFSYRSELPAFNEFVFYHESEVHNLVNENLLSQQNEEVAAARGDLFEAVLGDYADADANADGGAGDGAGDGHTGEGKKYNLEGLQKSIKVDNTNDVIGVKRKKKNCQSAHFFHPLNKKSDVMKNVYVTEHVQRRVRSYLSAIDRKRRRINDIIRGVNVQLSSSVHILSFASNFLQIVQALYNHTINSIKRKWSLPICKHLAVTYAQRTFDNMEEKLHYMQRCLYDEEENTSGGNTPGGRSDPLGHPDGRSDPLGHPDGRSDPSDHPHGRSDPVGHPDGEPFIQLSEEEEKQISQNVDPDSVGEVKKIYKKKNYMNDNLTYILGAKPYNMSKDNLVKYDIFLKKKKFILLTGKNMSGKTTLSFTLLCILFLANLGMYAPCEEKSIVSKFREFYSLKNVNYQEQIENMSLFREQTYYINSIIEEIKENCPFSRQSSRDGEIFILFDEPCIATTPVDNAVIISALSDYLQNYCGIIITHNYDLLRKICLNENVVFKKINERINYLATQTYEQRATLENGVCKNSEALETCRHTKVDGKLLDLLTFYQQKYKLIHNLSDALYYKFVEYVKGKEGRGGKERMNDFFEHCLNGPSEEGRTHRGDASGGEKAMDTLEGGRWKNVTHCLEFLRRGDPEGGAAKRGDNSNVRGEEPHVGGFPNCSDDQNLGSGTLDAEVVREQIRQMQEKELTVAMEQIEEAVKRKVFKIAMNEDVPIFFKNKSVVYILCIFAKEKKKPYFYIGISDNISERLKCHTRNLLNNKNLLKNEKKNSILNYKFDMDSFYTLLFHVENKMFASKYERELSDLLKGGYDILSK; encoded by the exons ATGTGCCTGAGAAAAAGGCTCCTGTTTAACTGCTTGGGGAGGGGAAAGATGGTCCTGCTGGTGAATGTGAAGAGAAGGAGTGCAACCCGCGTGAGCAACTGCTACTTGAACGGTTTGGTTTACACGCGGGAGGAGGACATATACCGGATAAACCAGGTGGGGCGGGCCGCGGGGAAGCCCAgcgtgggggaagcggccagTAGGTCGGTCGATGGGTCAGCAGATGTTGCAACTGTTGGGTCAACCGACGTGTCGAACGAGGCGAGCATCATCTCGAACAGCCTGTTGGACAGCCCCGCGGATGAGCGCAGCGGCGCggaaggggggaacaacTGCACGATGCCCCGCACCCAGTTCGAGCCATCCGACTACGAATTGCAGATGTATAAGAACAAGTGGAATATCCCCATTTattgggtaaaaaaattggagaggctaaaaaatatcaacGCCATTAATTGTGTGGAGCATCTGAAGGATGATAATTTGCTCTACTTtgataattacaaaaataaggGGTTgctgaaatttttaaatgaagaaaaaaagaagcacaGCAATTGCATAATTCTGGTTAGGGTTGGAGATTTTTATGAGACATATGGGCTGGACTGCATATTCCTAATCGaatttttgaatataaaaaaaatgagcaacaaATTGTCATGTGGGTTTATAAAAACGAGCATTAATAAAGCTCTTCATATCCTCACTAGCAACAATTTAAATATCTGCGTGTATGAGGAGATGAATGAGAAATCTttgaagatgaagaggaggtaCCTTTCTCAAATCGTAACCCCGGAGTTTCCCATTTACCTGAACAACATACAGTACTGCCAGGGGGAGAGCAACAACATGGTTGAGTCGGCAGACAAAGGGAGCAACCTCTTTTTCCAATCGTACGACTTGGAGGACCACTTCGTGGTGAAGGAAATCGTGTGCATTTACATCGAAAGTAAGAACGTTTTTTCGCTGTGCAAAATTAACCTCAGCTTGAAGACGATTTCTATTTTTGACCACATAAGCTTCGACGTCCTCAATGTATATTTGAAGAAcacgcattttttaaaggcgTACATCCATCAGCACCAGAACTCCAGCTTCACCAGCAAGATTACGCAGCTGTTTCGGGTGGAGAATTACTACCTGTTTAGCAACTTCCCGAGCAGCCTGCGCTTCCACCTGTTCGTTTTGGACAAGCTCAAGCGGCAGATAAACGTGGGCGGCCTCTTCAGGCTCATTCGGAACAAGAGTGTGTTCCGCGTGGGGGGAGTTAGCGGTAGTGGTAGCGCCGTAAGGGGTGATAACGGTAGCGGTAGCGGTGTGAGGAGTGATAGCGGTAGCACCGTAAGGGGTGACAGCAACCTGGGGGATGACAGCTATGCGAGGAGTGACGGCGGCCCCTCCGCGGCGGACTCCTCTGCGCGCACGTACTACTCGTATTGCACCCCGCTGAACATCTTCACGAGCTACAACATGGGGGTGTACAAGCAGAGCCACTGCTACGAAAACAGAAGCAGCTACCTCTTCTACAACATCGTGGACGTAGACAACCGGGACTCGAACAGCATCAACATCAGCGAGTCGATGGAGTTCTTCAAaaacattttccttttctaccCCCCCTTCGAGGTGACCAAACATATAAGGTACATAAACGAGTACATCCAGCGGAACCAGCAAAACTTAATCATCCCCAACGTTAGGCCCTTTAGAAACAGCATCATTGTCACTCTACTGTCTAACCTAAAAGCAGACCATGCCACTTTGAGGAAGATATATACCAATGTGCAGGCCGTCCACAAGTGCATGGACCGATTCGAGTACCCCCTGCTGACGTCCATTTTCCGAGTGATGAATCACCAGAACAGCTTCAATCTAAACGTTGTAAAGTTTTACCATTTGCTGAAGAgcatagaaaatattttggcGGCCAATTTGGAATTCCACCCCTCCACTTTTTCCTACCGGTCTGAACTCCCCGCCTTTAACGAATTCGTTTTTTACCACGAAAGTGAGGTGCACAATTTGGTTAACGAGAATTTGCTCAGCCAGCAGAATGAGGAGGTGGCAGCGGCGAGGGGGGATCTATTCGAAGCCGTCCTTGGTGACTACGCCGATGCGGATGCAAATGCGGATGGTGGTGCGGGTGATGGTGCGGGTGATGGACAtacgggggaggggaaaaagtaCAACTTGGAGGGCCTGCAAAAAAGCATCAAAGTGGACAACACGAATGACGTTATTGGGgtaaagaggaagaagaagaattgCCAGTCTGCTCATTTCTTTCACCCGCTGAATAAAAAATCGGACGTGATGAAAAACGTCTATGTGACTGAACATGTGCAGAGGAGAGTCAGGAGCTACCTCTCCGCCATCGACCGGAAGAGGCGCCGAATCAACGACATTATTCGCGGCGTAAATGTGCAGCTCTCCTCCTCCGTGCATATCCTCTCCTTCGCGTCTAACTTTCTGCAGATTGTGCAG GCCCTCTACAACCACACGATTAACAGCATCAAGCGCAAGTGGAGCCTGCCCATCTGCAAGCACCTAGCCGTGACGTACGCACAGCGGACCTTCGACAACATGGAGGAGAAGCTGCACTACATGCAGAGGTGCCTctacgacgaggaggaaaacaCATCGGGGGGGAACACCCCAGGTGGAAGGAGCGATCCTTTGGGCCATCCAGATGGAAGGAGCGATCCTTTGGGCCATCCAGATGGAAGGAGCGACCCTTCGGACCATCCACATGGAAGGAGCGATCCTGTGGGCCACCCAGATGGGGAGCCCTTTATCCAACTgagcgaagaggaggagaagcaaatttcacaaaatgtaGACCCTGACTCAGTCggagaggtaaaaaaaatttataaaaaaaaaaattacatgaatGATAATTTGACGTATATTTTAGGGGCCAAGCCGTACAACATGAGTAAAGACAACTTAGTCAAAtacgatatttttttaaaaaagaaaaagttcaTTTTGCTGACTGGCAAAAATATGAGTGGGAAGACAACTCTGTCGTTTACGTTGCTGTGCATCCTTTTTCTGGCCAACCTGG gcatGTACGCGCCCTGCGAGGAGAAGAGCATCGTTTCCAAGTTCCGCGAATTCTACAgcttgaaaaatgtaaactaCCAAGAGCAGATCGAGAATATGTCCCTCTTCAGGGAGCAGACCTACTACATCAATTCTATAATCGAGGAGATAAAGGAAAACTGCCCCTTCTCCAGGCAGTCCTCGCGCGATGGGGAAATTTTCATTCTGTTCGACGAGCCCTGCATCGCGACGACGCCGGTTGACAACGCGG tGATCATCAGCGCGCTGTCGGACTACCTCCAAAACTACTGCGGAATAATAATCACACACAACTACGACTTGCTGAGGAAAATTTGCCTGAACGAAAAtgtcgtttttaaaaaaataaatgaaagaaTAAACTACTTGGCCACACAGACGTACGAGCAAAGGGCCACGCTGGAAAATGGcgtttgcaaaaatagcGAAGCGTTGGAAACGTGTAGACACACCAAGGTTGATGGCAAGCTGCTGGACCTCTTAACCTTCTACCAACAGAAGTACAAACTGATACATAACTTAAGTGACGCCCTGTATTACAAATTTGTGGAGTACGTGAAAGGTAAAGAAGGACGGGgtggaaaagaaagaatgaacgatttttttgaacattGCTTGAATGGCCCTTCGGAGGAAGGGAGAACACACAGGGGGGACGCTTCCGGGGGAGAGAAAGCGATGGATACATTGGAGGGAGGCAGGTGGAAAAATGTGACGCACTGTTTGGAATTTTTGCGGAGAGGAGACCCCGAGGGGGGAGctgccaaacggggggatAATTCAAAtgtgaggggggaagagccaCATGTTGGAGGCTTCCCCAACTGCAGTGACGATCAAAACTTGGGGAGCGGCACTCTGGACGCGGAAGTGGTCCGCGAGCAGATCCGCCAAATGCAGGAAAAGGAACTTACCGTGGCGATGGAACAAATCGAAGAGGCAGTCAAAAGAAAGGTGTTTAAAATTGCAATGAATGAGgatgtccccattttttttaaaaacaaaagcgttgtttacattttgtgcattttcgcgaaagaaaaaaaaaagccatatttttacattggCATAAGCGACAACATTTCCGAGAGGTTGAAATGCCACACGAGGAATTTATTAAACAATaaaaatcttttaaaaaatgaaaagaaaaatagcATACTGAATTATAAATTTGACATGGACTCCTTCTACACACTTTTGTTTCAcgtggaaaacaaaatgttcGCCTCTAAGTACGAGCGCGAGTTATCGGATTTGCTGAAGGGCGGATATGACATCTTGTCCAAGTGA
- a CDS encoding hypothetical protein, conserved (encoded by transcript PVX_086160A) gives MIGITIITGFLGAGKTTLLKNLLKQSLRNGKKIAIIHNEFTENNNNIDKIVFKDINDIYNFPKAGAENEGRNDWRNDWRNDRGDDLTIVNRIERDEGYIYELNNGCLCCSNKSNFVKLIENILAMKSSYDYIFVEVAGVYDNIQLNNLLWLDDLNKSEIYLDSIVYLLDAYNFVKSLQGGGSFQGEAVLTEDAPQEADEGKKEGSVNPPANEQLIVCDVVIINKVDQISEEEKEKIKSFVRDMNPLSSIYLTSYATLPMESLTELKCYEKKNIKDVLANSMSSHSADRNDVFHYNDFVNCSLQYDHSIPYLVHLSGKLTQMKNEFLQTRSKNILKQILSSSKKNIFSFTKINEALVSLLWSKNLEIYRGKGVFVAFNDDVYSLKSKLTLNMYYYQSVGDLYEIDLVLSDLHTFFLSALDGLQTQLGSGAELADKGEDHPAENANQGDDISDVEDYLSDSSKGEGSDTSGTRGGSGGGEYNVKNILSGGGVFTSRFLFIGKHIDVEGVKRKLNDCMCG, from the coding sequence ATGATCGGAATCACCATCATCACGGGGTTCCTCGGGGCGGGCAAAACCACCCTGCTGAAGAACCTCCTCAAGCAGAGCCTccgaaatggaaagaaaatcGCCATCATCCACAACGAGTTCACCGAgaataacaataatattgACAAAATTGTGTTCAAGGATATCAAcgatatttataatttcccGAAGGCGGGGGCGGAGAATGAGGGGCGGAATGACTGGCGGAATGACTGGCGGAACGACCGGGGGGACGACCTGACCATCGTGAACCGAATCGAAAGAGACGAGGGGTACATCTACGAGCTGAACAACGGCTGCCTGTGCTGCTCCAACAAGAGCAACTTCGTCAAGCTGATCGAAAATATCCTGGCCATGAAAAGCTCCTACGACTACATCTTCGTGGAAGTGGCGGGGGTCTACGATAACATCCAGCTGAACAATTTGTTGTGGCTAGATgacctgaacaagtcagaaATTTACCTCGACAGTATTGTCTACCTGTTGGACGCCTACAACTTTGTGAAAtccctccagggggggggttcaTTCCAAGGTGAGGCCGTCCTCACGGAAGATGCTCCACAGGAAGCAGACGAAGGGAAGAAGGAGGGAAGTGTTAACCCCCCCGCGAACGAACAACTAATCGTTTGCGACGTCGTAATTATAAACAAAGTGGACCAAATtagcgaagaggaaaaggaaaaaataaaatccttCGTTAGGGATATGAACCCCTTAAGCTCCATCTACCTGACCAGCTATGCCACCCTCCCGATGGAAAGCCTAACAGAACTCAaatgttatgaaaaaaaaaatataaaagatgtGCTGGCAAATTCGATGAGCAGTCACTCTGCAGATCGAAACGACGTATTCCACTACAACGACTTTGTTAACTGTTCCCTACAGTATGATCATAGCATCCCCTACCTAGTGCACCTGAGTGGAAAACTAACCCAAATGAAGAATGAATTTCTCCAAACGAGAAGCAAAAACATACTGAAGCAGAtcctttcttcttcaaaaaaaaatattttttctttcacaaaaattaaCGAAGCTTTAGTTTCCCTTCTTTGGAGTAAAAACCTGGAAATATACCGCGGCAAGGGCGTTTTTGTCGCCTTCAATGATGATGTCTACAGCCTCAAGAGCAAGCTAACCCTAAATATGTATTACTACCAAAGTGTTGGTGACTTATACGAAATTGACTTAGTCCTGAGTGACCTCCACACGTTCTTTCTCTCTGCCCTGGACGGGCTGCAAACCCAGCTGGGGAGTGGGGCAGAGCTGGCCGATAAGGGGGAAGACCATCCCGCAGAAAACGCCAACCAGGGGGATGACATATCCGACGTTGAGGACTACCTTTCGGActcctccaaaggggaaggaagcgaCACAAGCGGCACTCGTggcggaagcggcggaggagaGTACAACGTAAAGAACATCCTGAGTGGGGGGGGCGTCTTCACTTCCCGCTTCCTCTTCATAGGGAAACACATCGACGTGGAGGGGGTCAAGCGGAAATTGAACGACTGCATGTGTGGCTAA
- a CDS encoding ribonucleoside-diphosphate reductase small chain, putative (encoded by transcript PVX_086155A), with amino-acid sequence MADVLNISKIPIFSKKEKKFSDLQKSKEANEKILSKETDRFTLYPILYPDVWDFYKKAEASFWTAEEIDLSSDLKDFEKLNDNEKHFIKHVLAFFAASDGIVLENLASKFLRQVKITEAKKFYAFQIAVENIHSETYSLLIDNYIKDEKERMNLFHAIENIPAVKNKALWAAKWINDTNSFAERIVANACVEGILFSGSFCAIFWFKKQNKLHGLTFSNELISRDEGLHTDFNCLIYSLLENKLPEEVVQNIVKEAVEVERSFICESLPCDLIGMNSRLMSQYIEFVADRLLECLGSPKIFHAKNPFNWMDLISLQGKTNFFEKRVADYQKSGVMAQRKDQVFCLNSDF; translated from the coding sequence ATGGCGGACGTGCTGAACATTTCCAaaatccccattttttcgaaaaaggaaaaaaaatttagcgATTTGCAGAAGAGCAAAGAGGCCAATGAGAAGATCCTGAGCAAAGAGACGGACCGATTTACGCTGTACCCCATTTTGTACCCAGACGTTTGggatttttacaaaaaggcGGAGGCGTCCTTCTGGACGGCCGAGGAAATTGACTTGTCCAGCGATTTAAAAGatttcgaaaaattaaatgataatGAAAAACATTTCATAAAACACGTGTTGGCCTTCTTTGCAGCCAGTGATGGAATTGTTTTGGAAAATCTAGCGAGCAAATTTTTACGCCAAGTGAAAATAACCGAGGCAAAGAAATTTTACGCCTTCCAAATTGCTGTAGAGAATATCCATTCGGAGACATACAGCTTGTTGATTGACAATTACATAAAAGACGAGAAGGAGAGAATGAATCTCTTTCACGCGATTGAAAACATCCCCGCTGTGAAAAACAAAGCTTTGTGGGCAGCCAAATGGATAAATGATACCAACTCTTTTGCAGAAAGGATAGTAGCCAATGCATGTGTGGAGGGCATCCTATTTAGTGGGAGCTTCTGTGCCATCTTTTGGTTTAAGAAGCAGAACAAATTGCACGGACTCACCTTCAGTAATGAGTTAATTAGCCGAGATGAAGGGCTCCACACAGATTTTAACTGCCTCATTTATAGTCTCCTCGAAAATAAACTACCTGAAGAAGTGGTTCAAAATATTGTGAAAGAGGCCGTAGAGGTGGAGCGCTCTTTTATTTGCGAATCATTGCCCTGTGACTTGATTGGAATGAACTCAAGACTGATGTCTCAGTACATAGAATTCGTGGCGGACAGATTGTTAGAGTGTCTGGGGTCTCCCAAAATATTCCACGCGAAGAACCCCTTCAACTGGATGGACCTCATTTCTCTGCAGGGCAAAACCAACTTTTTCGAGAAGCGGGTCGCCGACTATCAGAAGTCGGGGGTCATGGCGCAGAGGAAGGACCAGGTCTTTTGCCTCAACAGCGACTTCTAG
- a CDS encoding sybindin domain containing protein (encoded by transcript PVX_086175A) yields MSHEKGADPQDAAREYYYLYIFFKNQCIYSIDLKNEEREKTSSPNKVEKEKLLLGSIYALNYLCFNIQPNKKLKNLYKSMQNVNKNMNQSLKTHNQNIANTQDNLHVGNFNSFNTPFYKLHYFETLTAYKFVIITHKSTPNLSHFLKDIYKTIFLEFVILNPLYNTGDEIRDKLFDEKIIDRIRGLTPA; encoded by the exons ATGTCGCACGAGAAGGGCGCAGACCCCCAGGACGCCGCGCGCGAGTACTACTACCTCTAcatattcttcaaaaatCAGTGCATCTATAGcattgatttaaaaaatgaggaaagagaaaaaacgaGTTCCCCAAACAAAGtcgagaaggagaagctcctCTTGGGATCCATCTACGCTCTCAACTACCTCTGCTTCAACATACAACCGAacaagaaattaaaaaatctaTACAAGTCCATGCagaatgttaataaaaatatgaaccaGAGTTTGAAGACCCATAACCAAAATATTGCCAACACGCAGGATAACCTACACGTGGGAAATTTTAACTCCTTCAACACCCCCTTTTACAAGCTGCACTACTTCGAAACGTTGACAG CCTACAAGTTCGTTATAATCACCCACAAGAGCACCCCCAATTTGTCCCACTTTTTGAAAGACATATACAAGACCATTTTCCTCGAGTTTGTCATCCTGAACCCGCTTTACAAC ACGGGAGACGAAATACGGGACAAACTATTCGACGAGAAGATAATTGACCGCATTAGGGGGCTGACTCCAGCGTAG